The following are from one region of the Hydrogenimonas sp. SS33 genome:
- a CDS encoding HlyD family efflux transporter periplasmic adaptor subunit, translating to MNLLKKYWLGAVAAVLLAVAGWMIYQKLHPKTLPANLVEGVGRIDGDLVNLNVKYPGRVVMVRVDDGDPVRAGELVARQKDDGQEARRNRIAAEVAAKERELASKKTELAIARKTIPLALKRAHAALDSRQAQKGELERDIAALEQVVAQDERDARRSENLYEKRLIQKEALEKARLKLSTDREKLAALKEKRKQVDAAIAAAKADLEEATASQRKIEALTQGIEALENGLSAAKAALKQADSVLADMNISSPVTGHVVERIAQPGEVLGAGMPVATLIDPHSLYLKIFVDTIENGKIKLHDKAVIFLDARPDRPIPAEVVRIAQKAEFTPKEVNVRSDRIQRVYAVHLKPLKPDPLLKLGIPAVGVISLDGKGLPRSLHDIPEI from the coding sequence ATGAATCTGTTGAAGAAGTATTGGCTGGGTGCTGTCGCCGCTGTGTTGCTGGCCGTCGCCGGATGGATGATCTATCAGAAACTCCATCCCAAAACCCTGCCTGCCAACCTGGTCGAGGGGGTAGGGCGCATCGACGGCGACCTGGTCAATCTCAACGTCAAATATCCGGGGCGGGTAGTGATGGTTCGCGTCGATGACGGCGACCCGGTGAGGGCCGGGGAACTCGTCGCCCGGCAGAAAGATGATGGACAGGAGGCCCGGAGAAACCGCATTGCCGCGGAAGTGGCGGCGAAAGAGCGGGAACTGGCGTCGAAAAAGACCGAACTGGCCATTGCCCGAAAAACGATCCCTCTGGCACTGAAACGGGCCCACGCCGCACTTGATAGCCGGCAGGCGCAGAAAGGGGAGCTGGAACGCGACATCGCCGCACTGGAGCAGGTGGTCGCCCAGGACGAGCGGGATGCCCGGCGCAGCGAAAACCTCTACGAAAAGAGGCTCATCCAGAAAGAGGCGCTGGAGAAGGCCCGGCTGAAGCTCTCCACCGACAGAGAGAAGCTGGCAGCGCTGAAAGAGAAGCGCAAGCAGGTCGATGCCGCCATCGCCGCCGCGAAAGCGGACCTGGAGGAGGCGACCGCCTCCCAGAGGAAGATCGAAGCGTTGACGCAGGGCATCGAAGCGCTGGAAAATGGACTTTCCGCCGCGAAGGCCGCACTGAAGCAGGCCGACTCGGTCCTGGCCGACATGAATATCTCCTCTCCCGTCACCGGCCACGTCGTGGAGAGAATCGCCCAGCCGGGAGAGGTGCTGGGTGCGGGCATGCCCGTCGCGACGCTGATCGACCCCCATTCGCTCTACCTGAAGATTTTCGTCGACACCATCGAAAACGGGAAGATCAAACTTCACGACAAAGCGGTCATCTTCCTCGATGCCCGGCCCGACCGGCCCATCCCCGCGGAGGTGGTGCGCATCGCCCAGAAAGCGGAGTTCACCCCCAAAGAGGTCAATGTCCGTTCCGACCGCATCCAGCGGGTCTACGCCGTCCACCTGAAACCGCTCAAACCCGACCCGTTGCTGAAACTGGGCATCCCCGCCGTCGGGGTCATCTCCCTGGACGGCAAAGGGCTGCCCAGATCATTGCATGATATTCCGGAGATATGA
- a CDS encoding alpha/beta hydrolase, whose translation MRYEAFRQSQKEVWITSGHVRVGGFLAVPPDAKGIVLFAHGSGSSRFSSRNNYVASVLHAAGIATLLFDLLMPEEEMDRRNVFDIDLLASRLLLATDWVESSEELASLPMGYFGASTGSAAALKASVMCNRDIFAIVSRGGRPDMAADILDRVSAPTLLIVGGNDTLVLELNEEAYRSLPCEKRLVVVPGATHLFEEPGALEEVARLARDWFVGHLYGSGI comes from the coding sequence ATGAGATACGAAGCATTTCGACAATCGCAGAAAGAGGTATGGATCACATCCGGCCATGTCCGAGTCGGCGGTTTTCTGGCCGTTCCCCCGGATGCGAAGGGGATCGTTCTTTTCGCCCACGGCAGCGGCAGCAGCCGCTTCAGCAGCCGCAACAATTATGTCGCCTCCGTTTTGCACGCGGCGGGCATCGCGACACTCCTGTTCGACCTTCTGATGCCCGAAGAGGAGATGGACAGGCGCAACGTCTTCGACATTGACCTGCTCGCCTCCAGGCTGCTGCTGGCGACGGATTGGGTGGAGTCCTCCGAGGAGCTTGCATCCCTCCCCATGGGCTACTTCGGTGCCAGCACCGGTTCCGCCGCAGCACTGAAAGCCTCCGTTATGTGTAATCGCGACATCTTCGCCATCGTATCCAGGGGAGGGCGGCCCGATATGGCCGCCGACATCCTCGACCGCGTGTCGGCACCGACCCTTCTCATCGTCGGCGGCAACGATACGCTGGTATTGGAGCTCAACGAAGAGGCCTACCGCAGTCTGCCGTGTGAAAAGAGGCTGGTCGTCGTTCCGGGAGCGACCCATCTCTTCGAAGAGCCGGGAGCGCTGGAAGAGGTCGCCCGACTCGCCCGTGACTGGTTCGTGGGCCATCTGTATGGGAGCGGTATATGA
- a CDS encoding patatin-like phospholipase family protein, with protein sequence MKRNKRKISLVLGSGGARGYAHIGVIEELLRQGYDIVSISGASMGALIGGLYACGSLEAYKRWVLGLDAFDVATLLDISFARGGIIEGEKVFDKLSEMIGERKIEELPIKFTAVATDILRKKEVWFQQGDLLEAVRASIAIPSVFTPVHREGMVLVDGGALNPLPVAPTQSDMTDMTVAVNLYGEGPKPEVEVEEKEAKRKKSIESMVRGLFEERKENTKFTMFDVLDKTFDTMQDALTRYRIGGYPPDLMIDISMHVCSTFDFHKAAEVIKAGRRAAREALNRNKERA encoded by the coding sequence ATGAAAAGAAACAAGAGAAAAATCTCCCTCGTCCTGGGAAGCGGCGGCGCCAGGGGCTATGCCCACATCGGTGTCATCGAAGAGCTGCTGCGACAGGGGTACGACATCGTCTCCATCAGCGGGGCGTCGATGGGGGCACTCATCGGCGGACTCTACGCCTGCGGCAGCCTCGAAGCCTACAAACGGTGGGTCCTGGGGCTGGATGCCTTCGACGTGGCCACACTGCTTGACATCTCTTTCGCCAGGGGCGGCATCATCGAGGGAGAAAAGGTCTTCGACAAGCTTTCCGAAATGATCGGCGAACGGAAGATCGAAGAACTGCCCATCAAATTCACCGCCGTCGCCACCGATATCCTCCGGAAGAAGGAGGTATGGTTCCAGCAGGGTGACCTTTTGGAAGCAGTGCGCGCCTCCATCGCCATCCCCTCCGTCTTCACCCCCGTCCACAGGGAGGGGATGGTCCTCGTCGACGGCGGGGCGCTCAACCCCCTTCCCGTCGCGCCCACCCAGTCGGATATGACCGACATGACCGTCGCCGTCAATCTCTACGGGGAAGGTCCCAAACCCGAGGTGGAAGTGGAAGAGAAGGAGGCAAAGCGGAAAAAGAGCATCGAAAGCATGGTGCGCGGTCTCTTTGAGGAACGAAAAGAGAATACCAAATTCACGATGTTCGACGTGCTCGACAAAACTTTCGACACAATGCAGGATGCTCTGACACGCTACCGCATCGGCGGATATCCGCCCGATTTGATGATCGATATCTCGATGCACGTCTGCAGCACCTTCGACTTCCACAAAGCGGCCGAAGTGATCAAAGCGGGCCGCCGTGCCGCCCGCGAGGCATTGAATAGGAATAAGGAGAGGGCATGA
- a CDS encoding TetR/AcrR family transcriptional regulator produces the protein MTLKHKIRSRVEETKREIILDAVSDYFETVGFSEPKMQDIAKAVGISVGALYKLFPSKEELFFAYIGHQIELFHRRLLQLCEGEEDPERCLVLYIQLKFSTFASKRKAIEDPVIGDPLFFVKMNTRQINPAAPIFDFLARQFEKLAAKKRLKTANYMKTGYLLNGATMGYIEYWLNFGGELEEKAEEVFERFMNGIEA, from the coding sequence ATGACACTGAAACACAAAATCCGCAGCAGAGTGGAAGAGACCAAACGGGAGATCATTCTCGATGCCGTCTCCGACTATTTCGAAACGGTCGGATTCAGCGAACCCAAAATGCAGGATATCGCGAAGGCGGTCGGCATCTCCGTCGGGGCCCTCTACAAGCTCTTTCCCTCCAAAGAGGAGCTCTTTTTCGCCTACATCGGGCACCAGATCGAGCTTTTCCACCGCAGGCTTTTGCAACTGTGCGAAGGCGAGGAGGACCCGGAAAGGTGCCTCGTCCTCTACATCCAGCTCAAATTCTCCACCTTCGCCTCCAAACGCAAAGCGATCGAAGACCCCGTCATCGGCGACCCCCTCTTTTTCGTGAAGATGAATACGAGACAGATCAATCCCGCCGCCCCGATCTTCGACTTTCTCGCCCGGCAGTTCGAGAAACTGGCGGCCAAAAAACGGCTCAAAACGGCCAACTACATGAAAACGGGGTACCTGCTCAACGGCGCGACGATGGGATACATCGAGTATTGGCTCAACTTCGGCGGCGAACTGGAAGAGAAGGCCGAAGAGGTCTTCGAACGTTTCATGAACGGGATCGAAGCATGA
- a CDS encoding efflux RND transporter periplasmic adaptor subunit, translated as MSKKLGTLLLIVIVLLLAIVGYRYIHFRTAHAVSDAAFIRSDRLSTLAFKVGGKVVEMTKETNAPVRKGELLARIDAVDFLTARDELRHKLRALSQKVEAAKLKRARLEKVLSIRSEISGNDVDSLRQSILATTLKISAAKTRLAKLEKDTARFANLLAKRLIEREKYENVKTERDALRQNVEAMEKGLQAERENLKKAQNALKLSKTNEKEIEELAKSIAAMEEQKNALRAAIEDVTHKIGYTELYAPFDGIVAKKFFDAPKVVRKGSPVYAVTDPKALYCEVLLSEKKMHGVHPGNAAEITVDAIGDKSFKGRVESIAPTSASTFSLVPRDIASGEFTKLDQRFVVRIKLEETDPRMRAGMGASVAIARSREAGESLVTGH; from the coding sequence ATGTCGAAAAAGCTCGGTACGCTGTTGCTCATCGTCATCGTTCTTCTTCTGGCGATCGTCGGATACCGCTACATCCATTTCAGGACGGCCCATGCCGTCAGCGATGCCGCCTTCATTCGGAGCGACCGCCTCTCCACCCTCGCCTTCAAAGTGGGCGGAAAAGTGGTAGAGATGACCAAGGAGACCAACGCTCCCGTCAGAAAGGGGGAGCTGCTGGCCAGAATCGATGCGGTCGATTTCCTCACCGCCAGAGACGAACTTCGCCACAAACTGCGGGCGCTTAGCCAAAAGGTCGAAGCGGCGAAGCTCAAAAGGGCGCGGCTGGAAAAGGTCCTCTCGATACGCAGCGAAATCTCCGGAAACGATGTGGATTCCCTGCGCCAGAGCATTCTCGCCACCACGCTGAAGATCTCCGCGGCGAAGACCCGGCTCGCCAAACTGGAAAAAGACACCGCCCGCTTCGCCAACTTGCTTGCCAAACGGCTCATAGAGAGGGAAAAGTACGAAAACGTAAAAACCGAGCGCGATGCCCTGCGCCAAAATGTGGAAGCGATGGAAAAGGGGCTGCAGGCCGAGCGGGAAAACCTCAAAAAAGCGCAAAACGCCCTGAAACTTTCCAAAACCAATGAAAAGGAGATCGAGGAACTCGCCAAAAGCATCGCGGCGATGGAAGAGCAGAAGAATGCCCTCCGTGCCGCCATCGAAGATGTGACGCACAAGATCGGCTACACCGAACTCTACGCCCCCTTCGACGGCATCGTCGCCAAGAAGTTCTTCGACGCCCCCAAAGTGGTCAGGAAAGGGAGCCCCGTCTACGCCGTCACCGACCCCAAAGCGCTCTATTGCGAAGTGTTGCTGTCGGAGAAGAAGATGCACGGCGTCCATCCCGGAAACGCCGCGGAAATCACCGTCGACGCCATCGGGGACAAGAGCTTCAAAGGCCGCGTCGAATCGATCGCCCCCACCTCCGCCTCCACCTTCAGCCTCGTCCCCCGCGACATCGCCAGCGGAGAGTTCACGAAACTCGACCAGCGCTTCGTCGTGCGCATCAAACTGGAGGAGACCGACCCCCGGATGCGGGCGGGGATGGGGGCGTCGGTCGCAATCGCGCGTTCCCGCGAAGCGGGAGAGTCATTGGTCACTGGTCATTAG
- a CDS encoding four helix bundle protein, with amino-acid sequence MSEKSLGSLEVYQTSLALSEKAWNVYLSLPKQFRFDMGSQFLRAIDSIGANIAEGYGRFHYKDKIKFYHNARGSLWEAKHWLYLLHKRNFLEQETFNLILDELNKAGKRLNRFITSTGAPNDQ; translated from the coding sequence ATGAGCGAAAAAAGTTTGGGAAGTTTGGAAGTCTATCAAACATCATTGGCGTTGAGCGAGAAAGCTTGGAACGTTTACCTTTCCCTTCCTAAACAATTTCGTTTCGATATGGGAAGTCAATTTTTGAGGGCTATCGACTCTATCGGTGCCAATATCGCGGAAGGGTATGGCCGGTTTCACTACAAGGATAAAATCAAATTCTACCACAATGCGCGAGGTTCTTTATGGGAGGCGAAACATTGGCTCTATCTGCTCCATAAAAGGAATTTTCTGGAGCAGGAAACTTTCAATCTAATCCTCGATGAACTCAACAAGGCCGGAAAGCGACTTAATCGGTTTATTACGAGCACGGGAGCCCCCAATGACCAATGA
- a CDS encoding DHA2 family efflux MFS transporter permease subunit: MAILDTTVVDVIVPKLTGPLATDMYGVQWIITSYMVAAAIALLITEWLIKNFGAKAVFLGGVALFTGASFFCGISGSLEEIIIFRIIQGIGEALIMVTSHIMIFSYFPPEKQGLAMGLYGLGVSFAPALGPTIGGYLTEYYSWRMVFFINVPVGLLLVIAGLVFLPKESMFQKLKFNFISFLLLSFATISLLIMLSRGQQLGWFNSIEIGVLLLCTLVGFALYALSELNAKDRLIDFSLFKNPLFANGMMIYFFILGFSMYQYFYLLPVYYEHIKMLPTLDAGIAVFAFAVFIGLFSPLAGMLADKIGAKKTVAIAAFFYVATSLFFLPTLNYYTPLHQAMLITIPFGIGMGLFFAPVTVMVLQNAPGHKGELAIVLMDYFRFVGGSFGTALATNNMEYFKNLHFLRMEELQNTEYLAWFLQRLHALSGLSMERIKAVFGNYEAFMSYNYGFYNTFMHAGYWGLLGSLFVVLLFVKNPFKKEVAV; this comes from the coding sequence ATGGCAATTTTGGATACGACGGTGGTGGATGTCATCGTGCCCAAACTCACCGGGCCGTTGGCGACGGATATGTACGGGGTGCAGTGGATCATCACCAGCTATATGGTCGCCGCGGCGATCGCGCTGCTGATCACCGAGTGGCTCATCAAGAATTTCGGTGCCAAGGCGGTCTTTCTGGGGGGTGTGGCGCTTTTTACAGGAGCCTCCTTTTTCTGCGGCATCTCGGGGTCGCTGGAGGAGATCATCATTTTCCGCATCATCCAGGGGATCGGCGAGGCGCTGATCATGGTAACGAGCCACATCATGATCTTCAGCTACTTTCCCCCCGAAAAGCAGGGGCTGGCGATGGGGCTTTACGGCCTGGGGGTCAGTTTCGCGCCGGCTCTGGGCCCCACGATCGGCGGTTACCTGACCGAATATTACAGCTGGCGGATGGTCTTCTTCATCAATGTCCCCGTCGGGCTTCTGCTGGTCATCGCCGGGCTGGTCTTTCTGCCGAAAGAGTCGATGTTTCAGAAGCTCAAGTTCAATTTTATCAGTTTTTTATTGCTCTCTTTCGCCACCATCTCCCTGCTCATCATGCTAAGCCGTGGCCAGCAGCTCGGCTGGTTCAACTCCATCGAAATCGGCGTCCTGCTCCTGTGCACCCTCGTCGGATTCGCCCTCTATGCCCTGAGCGAACTCAACGCAAAAGACAGGCTCATCGACTTCTCCCTCTTCAAAAATCCGCTCTTCGCCAACGGGATGATGATCTACTTCTTCATCCTCGGCTTTTCGATGTACCAGTACTTCTATCTGCTGCCGGTCTACTACGAACATATCAAGATGCTGCCCACCCTCGACGCCGGTATCGCCGTCTTCGCCTTCGCCGTCTTCATCGGCCTCTTTTCACCGCTTGCAGGGATGCTCGCGGACAAGATCGGGGCGAAAAAAACGGTGGCGATCGCCGCTTTTTTCTATGTTGCCACCTCCCTATTCTTCCTGCCCACGCTCAACTACTACACGCCCCTGCACCAGGCGATGCTCATTACGATTCCATTCGGTATCGGCATGGGGCTCTTTTTCGCGCCGGTGACGGTGATGGTCCTTCAGAACGCCCCGGGCCACAAAGGGGAGCTGGCGATCGTTCTGATGGACTATTTCCGCTTTGTCGGCGGCAGTTTCGGCACGGCGCTGGCCACCAACAATATGGAATATTTCAAAAACCTCCATTTTCTACGCATGGAGGAGCTTCAGAATACGGAATATCTCGCATGGTTCCTCCAGCGCCTCCATGCCCTTTCGGGCCTGTCGATGGAGAGGATCAAGGCGGTCTTCGGCAACTATGAAGCGTTCATGAGTTACAACTACGGCTTTTACAACACATTCATGCATGCGGGATACTGGGGGCTGCTGGGGTCCCTTTTCGTGGTTCTGCTTTTCGTGAAAAACCCGTTCAAAAAGGAGGTAGCGGTATGA
- a CDS encoding TolC family protein — protein MRVIGYWLLVIGFSVTSAQAESYRDIIAGVDRALALKSADAMVEAAGLQAEAAKGKNLPSLDAHLDAVRLKDDPVMYLHFPLFPAPTGAVPMATKSQWHGDLTLSYPLFTGFAVTASIDKASYEHALAALKRDDLRRNLYLQATRLYTAVYAAGRILEAQKKAKKAMDDAYKKAKGLYDNGLLPPADLYNIEAKRYAIEAEITESKNRKSQLLNRLSYLLDRPVETADAPEAAQFTLQKKEILQTALTSREDIRALKTSLKVDESLEKLAKSRYYPTVGVAAALKKHGDTLRLNGDGYTNADQSYVGATMSWNLFEGFSDEKRVEAARKRILAAKLTLRDYEKRVATELRNAFLDLSAMRSKLLSAQMEVKARKEYYKLTLGRFENQLASADELSRAIADLAAARAKVSALKSELFNEKMTILLMSGLENFRKYFR, from the coding sequence ATGAGGGTTATTGGTTATTGGTTACTGGTTATCGGTTTTTCCGTTACGAGTGCGCAGGCAGAGAGTTACAGAGATATCATCGCCGGGGTAGATCGGGCGCTGGCGCTGAAGAGTGCCGATGCGATGGTGGAAGCGGCCGGGTTGCAGGCCGAAGCGGCGAAGGGGAAAAACCTCCCCTCCCTCGACGCCCATCTGGATGCCGTGCGCCTAAAAGACGACCCTGTGATGTATCTGCATTTCCCTCTGTTCCCGGCTCCTACCGGTGCGGTACCCATGGCGACCAAATCCCAATGGCACGGCGACCTGACCCTCTCCTACCCCCTTTTCACCGGCTTTGCCGTCACCGCCTCCATCGACAAAGCCTCCTACGAGCATGCCCTGGCGGCCCTGAAACGTGACGACCTCCGGCGCAACCTCTACCTGCAGGCGACCCGGCTCTACACCGCCGTCTATGCCGCGGGCAGGATTCTGGAGGCGCAGAAGAAGGCGAAAAAGGCGATGGACGACGCCTACAAAAAGGCGAAAGGGCTCTACGACAACGGCCTCCTCCCCCCGGCGGACCTCTACAATATCGAAGCGAAAAGATACGCCATCGAGGCGGAAATCACCGAATCCAAAAACCGCAAATCGCAGCTGCTCAACCGCCTCTCCTACCTTCTGGACCGTCCCGTCGAAACCGCCGATGCGCCGGAAGCGGCCCAGTTCACTCTGCAGAAAAAGGAGATTCTTCAGACCGCCCTCACCTCCAGGGAAGATATCCGCGCTCTGAAAACTTCGCTGAAAGTCGACGAATCGCTGGAGAAGCTGGCCAAAAGCCGCTACTACCCCACTGTCGGGGTGGCGGCCGCGCTGAAAAAGCACGGCGACACCCTCCGCCTCAACGGGGACGGCTACACCAATGCCGACCAGAGCTACGTGGGCGCGACGATGTCGTGGAACCTTTTCGAGGGTTTCAGCGATGAAAAGAGGGTCGAAGCGGCACGAAAGAGGATTCTCGCTGCCAAACTCACACTTCGCGACTACGAAAAGCGGGTGGCGACGGAGCTGCGAAACGCCTTCCTCGATCTGTCCGCCATGCGCTCGAAACTTCTCAGCGCCCAAATGGAGGTGAAGGCGCGCAAGGAGTACTACAAACTCACCCTGGGCCGGTTCGAAAACCAGCTCGCAAGTGCCGACGAACTGAGCCGCGCCATCGCCGACCTGGCCGCCGCGCGGGCGAAGGTTTCGGCCCTCAAAAGCGAACTGTTCAACGAGAAAATGACCATTTTGCTGATGAGCGGACTGGAAAATTTCCGTAAATATTTCAGATAA
- a CDS encoding acyloxyacyl hydrolase gives MTLDYGQSQDGIAIYRIGLRRAFETHWFESTSGYLSGYWEGSLNYWNGKGDENYGIAFSPVFTYIFPLSAAYTPYVEAGAGVSLWRRVRMGSRNLSSAFLFEDRIGAGLRMNAWDFCLRFMHYSNADIKLPNDGIDIGILSVSYSF, from the coding sequence GTGACCCTCGATTACGGTCAGAGTCAGGACGGCATCGCCATCTACCGCATCGGTTTGAGAAGAGCTTTTGAGACACACTGGTTTGAAAGCACCTCCGGTTATCTCTCCGGATATTGGGAAGGGTCACTCAACTACTGGAACGGAAAGGGAGATGAAAATTACGGTATAGCATTCTCTCCCGTCTTTACCTATATCTTCCCCCTTTCCGCTGCCTATACCCCCTATGTGGAAGCGGGCGCGGGAGTCTCTCTCTGGAGGCGGGTACGCATGGGTTCCCGCAATCTCTCTTCGGCATTTCTCTTCGAAGATCGTATCGGTGCGGGCCTGCGCATGAACGCATGGGATTTCTGCCTACGTTTCATGCACTACTCCAATGCCGACATCAAACTCCCCAACGACGGTATCGACATCGGCATCCTCTCCGTCAGCTATTCCTTCTGA
- a CDS encoding translation initiation factor translates to MARGEKLDIEFSSFDEGWEADNRKTEQKPVAETLAPQKHRLVFKKEKRRGKPVTLIGEFFLEESDAKALLKRLKKALGSGGTYKEGWMELQGDKAPQIRELLEKEGFGFR, encoded by the coding sequence ATGGCACGGGGTGAAAAACTCGACATCGAATTTAGCTCCTTCGACGAGGGCTGGGAAGCTGACAACAGGAAGACGGAGCAAAAACCCGTGGCCGAAACGCTGGCACCGCAAAAGCATCGGCTGGTTTTTAAAAAAGAGAAGCGCCGGGGCAAACCGGTGACGCTGATAGGGGAATTTTTTCTCGAAGAGAGCGACGCCAAAGCGCTGCTCAAGCGCCTGAAAAAAGCCCTTGGAAGCGGCGGCACCTACAAAGAGGGGTGGATGGAACTGCAGGGTGACAAGGCCCCGCAGATCAGAGAACTCCTGGAAAAAGAAGGGTTCGGTTTCAGGTAG
- a CDS encoding ABC-F family ATP-binding cassette domain-containing protein: MLQTIDLTKRFGGRVLFENVNLKLDAGKRYGLIGANGAGKSTFLKIVAGEEEPTGGEIVIQSGAKVGVLGQNQYAFEDFTIADAVLYGNKRLYDAIKEKEKLYMEGNFDDGKVNERLGELEMICVEEDPMYEYDVRIAKILSELGFPEDQHNDLMSTLPSADKFKVLLAQVLFPKPDILFLDEPTNNLDIHAIAWLEEQLKRHEGTMIVISHDRHFLNSVVTHILDLDFKTIREFTGNYDDWYIASNLLQKQREMERARKLKEKEQLEKFIERFSANASKAKQATSRRKQLEKLDLSALQTSSRRDPSIVFKIRREIGKEALEIENLSKAFGEHVVFDGLNLKIDPGDKVALIGPNGVGKTTLLKMIMDDGLKPDSGEIRWGATVEPSYFPQDTTDRIQGSETLYEWLRNHDREADISEIRNCLGRMLFSGEEQEKSIEKISGGEKHRMMLSKMMLEQGNFLVLDEPTNHLDLEAIIALGEALYNFKGNVICVTHDRELIDAFANRIVEIKPGGEIVDFKGNYEAYAEAIGEAVSA; encoded by the coding sequence ATGCTGCAGACCATCGATCTGACCAAACGTTTCGGAGGGCGCGTTCTCTTTGAAAACGTCAACCTCAAACTCGATGCCGGCAAGCGCTACGGCCTCATCGGCGCCAACGGGGCCGGCAAGAGTACCTTTTTGAAGATCGTCGCCGGTGAGGAGGAGCCCACCGGCGGCGAGATCGTCATCCAAAGCGGCGCCAAAGTCGGGGTGCTGGGGCAGAACCAGTATGCTTTCGAGGATTTCACCATCGCCGATGCGGTGCTTTATGGCAACAAGCGGCTCTATGACGCCATCAAAGAGAAAGAGAAGCTCTATATGGAGGGCAATTTCGACGACGGCAAGGTCAACGAACGCCTCGGCGAGCTGGAGATGATCTGTGTCGAAGAGGACCCGATGTACGAGTACGACGTGCGCATCGCCAAAATCCTCAGCGAGCTGGGTTTTCCCGAAGATCAGCACAACGACCTGATGAGCACGCTGCCAAGCGCCGACAAATTCAAAGTCCTGCTGGCGCAGGTCCTCTTTCCCAAGCCCGACATCCTCTTTTTGGACGAGCCCACCAACAACCTGGACATCCACGCCATCGCCTGGCTGGAAGAGCAGCTCAAGCGCCACGAGGGGACGATGATCGTCATCTCCCACGACCGCCACTTCCTCAACAGTGTCGTCACCCACATTCTCGACCTCGATTTCAAGACGATCCGCGAATTTACCGGCAACTACGACGACTGGTACATCGCCTCCAACCTGCTGCAGAAACAGCGGGAGATGGAACGGGCGAGAAAACTGAAGGAGAAAGAGCAGCTCGAAAAGTTCATCGAACGCTTCAGCGCCAACGCCTCCAAGGCCAAGCAGGCCACCAGCCGCCGAAAGCAGCTCGAAAAGCTCGACCTCTCCGCCCTGCAAACCTCCAGCCGCCGCGACCCCTCCATCGTTTTCAAAATACGGCGCGAAATCGGCAAGGAGGCGCTGGAGATCGAAAATCTCTCCAAAGCCTTCGGTGAGCATGTGGTTTTCGACGGGCTCAACCTCAAGATCGACCCCGGCGACAAGGTGGCGCTCATCGGCCCCAACGGTGTGGGCAAGACGACGCTGCTGAAGATGATCATGGATGACGGCCTCAAACCCGACAGCGGGGAGATACGATGGGGGGCGACGGTGGAGCCGAGCTATTTTCCCCAGGATACGACCGACCGGATTCAGGGCAGCGAAACCCTCTACGAGTGGCTCAGAAACCATGACAGGGAAGCCGATATCTCCGAAATCCGCAACTGTCTCGGCAGGATGCTTTTTAGCGGCGAGGAGCAGGAGAAGAGCATCGAGAAGATCAGCGGGGGCGAGAAACACCGGATGATGCTGAGCAAAATGATGCTGGAGCAGGGGAATTTCCTGGTGCTCGACGAACCCACCAACCACCTGGACCTGGAGGCGATCATCGCTCTGGGCGAAGCGCTCTACAACTTCAAGGGCAACGTCATCTGCGTCACCCACGACCGGGAACTGATCGATGCCTTCGCCAACCGTATCGTCGAAATCAAACCGGGCGGGGAGATCGTCGACTTCAAAGGCAACTATGAAGCCTACGCCGAAGCGATCGGGGAGGCGGTGTCGGCCTGA
- the arsC gene encoding arsenate reductase (glutaredoxin) (This arsenate reductase requires both glutathione and glutaredoxin to convert arsenate to arsenite, after which the efflux transporter formed by ArsA and ArsB can extrude the arsenite from the cell, providing resistance.): MANDIIIWHNPRCSKSREALKLLEEEGIEPKVYKYLDEHPTKEQIEEVLKMLGAKPRDIMRTKENIYKELGLKDVDDDEKLIEAMAEHPRLIERPIVIKDGKAVLGRPPQKVLELVKGA, translated from the coding sequence ATGGCAAACGACATCATCATCTGGCACAACCCGCGGTGCTCCAAATCGCGGGAGGCGCTGAAACTGCTGGAAGAGGAGGGCATCGAACCCAAAGTCTACAAATACCTCGATGAGCATCCGACGAAGGAGCAGATTGAAGAGGTGCTTAAGATGCTGGGCGCCAAGCCCCGTGATATCATGCGGACCAAAGAGAATATCTACAAAGAGCTGGGCCTTAAGGATGTGGACGACGATGAGAAGTTGATCGAAGCGATGGCGGAGCATCCCAGGCTGATCGAGCGGCCCATCGTCATCAAGGATGGCAAAGCGGTTCTGGGGCGCCCGCCGCAAAAGGTGCTCGAACTGGTGAAAGGCGCCTGA